One part of the Solanum dulcamara chromosome 8, daSolDulc1.2, whole genome shotgun sequence genome encodes these proteins:
- the LOC129899932 gene encoding uncharacterized mitochondrial protein AtMg00810-like, whose translation MAYLLLYVDVITLTAFSDVLRQSIMSLLRSKFAMKDLGPLSYYSGIVVTLHISGLFLSQRKYVAKIIDRVGMSSCKPSPTRISLKLKLGSTTSISFEDPSLYQSLAGALQYLTFTRPDISYVVQHVCLFIYDPWDEHMNALKRIVLYLQGTLDYGFHLYPSSTTILISYTDVDWGGCPDTRRSTSSYCVFMGDNLISWSAKRQATLSRSSAEPKYRGIANVVSESCWLRNLLLELHCPIPWATLVYCDNLVPFIWLIADIFTKGLPLVLFEDFRDSLSIRRPLASTAGCLFLSLMVAIDLEFKKRKIMKKRMKRTHKRVVFD comes from the exons ATGGCTTATCTTTTATTGTATGTCGACGTTATTACTTTAACTGCTTTCTCTGATGTGCTCCGTCAGTCTATCATGTCGCTTCTTCGCTCCAAATTTGCTATGAAGGATTTGGGCCCACTGAGTTATTACTCGGGCATTGTTGTCACTCTTCATATAagtggtttatttttatctcaaaGGAAGTATGTGGCCAAGATCATTGACCGAGTTGGCATGTCATCATGTAAGCCATCTCCTACTCGAATTTCTCTAAAATTGAAGCTCGGGTCTACTACGAGCATATCGTTTGAGGATCCATCTCTTTATCAGAGTCTTGCAGGGGCACTACAATACCTCACATTCACGAGACCGGATATTAGTTATGTTGTGCAGCATGTATGTTTATTCATATATGACCCATGGGATGAGCACATGAACGCTCTCAAGCGCATCGTGCTCTACCTACAAGGTACTTTGGATTATGGTTTTCACCTTTACCCCTCTTCCACAACCATTCTTATCTCATATACTGATGTTGATTGGGGTGGGTGCCCCGATACACGACGTTCGACTTCGAGTTATTGTGTCTTTATGGGTGATAACTTGATCTCATGGTCTGCCAAACGTCAAGCTACTTTGTCCCGTTCGAGTGCAGAGCCAAAATACAGAGGGATTGCCAATGTGGTTTCTGAGTCGTGTTGGTTGCGAAACTTGCTTTTGGAACTTCATTGTCCTATTCCATGGGCTACTTtagtttattgtgataattTAGTGCCATTTATCTGGCTG ATTGCAGATATCTTCACCAAAGGCCTTCCATTGGTGTTATTTGAGGATTTTCGGGACAGTCTTAGCATTCGGCGACCTCTCGCTTCGACTGCGGGG TGTCTTTTCTTGAGCTTGATG GTTGCAATTGATTTAGAGTTTAAGAAGaggaaaataatgaagaaaaggaTGAAAAGGACCCACAAACGTGTAGTTTTTGATTAA